A single window of Jaculus jaculus isolate mJacJac1 chromosome 14, mJacJac1.mat.Y.cur, whole genome shotgun sequence DNA harbors:
- the Has1 gene encoding hyaluronan synthase 1 isoform X1 produces MAQQDVPKPTPAARRCSGLARRVLTIAFALLILGLMMWAYAAGVPLASDSYGLLAFGLYGAFLSAHLVAQSLFAYLEHRRVAAAARRAAARGPPDAATARSVALTISAYQEDPAYLRQCLTSARALLYPRARLRVLMVVDGNRAEDLYMVDMFREVFADEDPATYVWEGNYHQPWEPAASGDPLGTGAYREVEAEDPGRLAVEALVRTRRCVCVAQRWGGKREVMYTAFKALGDSVDYVQVCDSDTRLDPMALLELVRVLDEDPRVGAVGGDVRILNPLDSWVSFLSSLRYWVAFNVERACQSYFHCVSCISGPLGLYRNNLLQQFLEAWYNQKFLGTHCTFGDDRHLTNRMLSMGYATKYTSRSRCYSETPSSFLRWLSQQTRWSKSYFREWLYNALWWHRHHAWMTYEAVVSGLFPFFVAATVLRLFYAGRPWALLWVLLCVQGVALAKAAFAAWLRGRARMVLLSLYAPLYMGGLLPAKFLALVTMNRSGWGTSGRRKLAANYVPVLPLALWAVLLLGGLVRSVAQEATADWSGPSRAAEAHHLALGAAAYAAYWALMLTLYWVGVRRLCRRRSGGYRVQV; encoded by the exons ATGGCACAg CAGGACGTGCCTAAGCCCACCCCAGCCGCCCGCCGCTGCTCGGGCCTGGCCCGGAGGGTGCTGACCATCGCCTTCGCCCTGCTCATCCTGGGGCTCATGATGTGGGCCTACGCGGCCGGGGTGCCCCTGGCGTCGGATAGCTACGGCCTCCTGGCCTTCGGCCTGTACGGGGCATTCCTGTCCGCGCACCTGGTGGCGCAGAGCCTGTTCGCTTACCTGGAGCACCGGCgcgtggcggcggcggcgcgcaGGGCGGCGGCCCGGGGACCCCCGGACGCGGCCACGGCGCGCAGCGTGGCGCTGACCATCTCCGCGTACCAGGAGGACCCGGCCTACCTGCGCCAGTGCCTGACGTCGGCTCGCGCGCTGCTCTACCCGCGCGCCCGGCTGCGCGTGCTCATGGTGGTGGACGGCAACCGCGCCGAGGACCTGTACATGGTGGACATGTTCCGCGAGGTCTTCGCCGACGAGGACCCGGCCACCTACGTGTGGGAAGGCAACTACCATCAACCCTGGGAGCCTGCGGCCTCGGGCGATCCCTTGGGGACCGGAGCCTACCGGGAGGTGGAGGCCGAGGACCCCGGCAGGCTGGCGGTGGAGGCGCTGGTGAGGACGCGCCGGTGCGTGTGCGTGGCGCAGCGCTGGGGCGGCAAGCGCGAGGTGATGTACACGGCCTTCAAGGCGCTGGGCGACTCCGTGGACTACGTGCAG GTCTGTGACTCAGACACGAGGCTGGATCCCATGGCACTGCTGGAGCTGGTGCGGGTGCTGGATGAGGACCCCCGGGTTGGAGCTGTCGGTGGGGATGTGCGGATCCTTAACCCTCTGGATTCCTGGGTCAGCTTCCTAAGCAGCCTGCGTTACTGGGTGGCATTCAACGTGGAGAGAGCTTGTCAGAGCTACTTTCATTGTGTGTCCTGCATCAGCGGCCCCCTGG GCCTGTATAGGAACAATCTCCTGCAGCAGTTCCTGGAAGCCTGGTACAACCAGAAGTTCCTGGGCACCCACTGCACTTTCGGGGATGACCGGCACCTCACCAACCGCATGCTCAGCATGGGCTATGCTACCAA GTACACGTCGCGCTCCCGCTGCTACTCGGAGACGCCGTCGAGCTTCCTGCGCTGGCTGAGCCAGCAGACGCGCTGGTCCAAGTCCTACTTCCGCGAGTGGCTGTACAACGCGCTGTGGTGGCACCGGCACCACGCCTGGATGACCTACGAGGCGGTGGTGTCGGGGCTCTTCCCGTTCTTCGTGGCGGCCACGGTGCTGCGGCTGTTCTACGCGGGGCGCCCGTGGGCGCTGCTCTGGGTGCTGCTGTGCGTGCAGGGCGTGGCGCTGGCCAAGGCGGCCTTCGCGGCGTGGCTGCGCGGGCGCGCGCGCATGGTGCTGCTCTCGCTCTACGCGCCGCTCTACATGGGCGGCCTGCTGCCCGCCAAGTTCCTGGCGCTCGTCACCATGAACCGGAGCGGCTGGGGCACGTCGGGGCGCCGGAAGCTGGCCGCCAACTACGTGCCCGTGCTGCCGCTGGCGCTCTGGGCCGTGCTGCTGCTCGGGGGCCTGGTCCGCAGCGTGGCCCAGGAAGCCACGGCCGACTGGAGCGGCCCTTCCCGGGCGGCCGAGGCCCACCACCTCGCCCTGGGCGCCGCGGCCTACGCCGCCTACTGGGCGCTCATGCTCACCCTGTACTGGGTGGGCGTGCGGAGGCTCTGCAGGCGGAGGAGCGGGGGCTACCGGGTCCAGGtttga
- the Has1 gene encoding hyaluronan synthase 1 isoform X2, whose translation MAQDVPKPTPAARRCSGLARRVLTIAFALLILGLMMWAYAAGVPLASDSYGLLAFGLYGAFLSAHLVAQSLFAYLEHRRVAAAARRAAARGPPDAATARSVALTISAYQEDPAYLRQCLTSARALLYPRARLRVLMVVDGNRAEDLYMVDMFREVFADEDPATYVWEGNYHQPWEPAASGDPLGTGAYREVEAEDPGRLAVEALVRTRRCVCVAQRWGGKREVMYTAFKALGDSVDYVQVCDSDTRLDPMALLELVRVLDEDPRVGAVGGDVRILNPLDSWVSFLSSLRYWVAFNVERACQSYFHCVSCISGPLGLYRNNLLQQFLEAWYNQKFLGTHCTFGDDRHLTNRMLSMGYATKYTSRSRCYSETPSSFLRWLSQQTRWSKSYFREWLYNALWWHRHHAWMTYEAVVSGLFPFFVAATVLRLFYAGRPWALLWVLLCVQGVALAKAAFAAWLRGRARMVLLSLYAPLYMGGLLPAKFLALVTMNRSGWGTSGRRKLAANYVPVLPLALWAVLLLGGLVRSVAQEATADWSGPSRAAEAHHLALGAAAYAAYWALMLTLYWVGVRRLCRRRSGGYRVQV comes from the exons ATGGCACAg GACGTGCCTAAGCCCACCCCAGCCGCCCGCCGCTGCTCGGGCCTGGCCCGGAGGGTGCTGACCATCGCCTTCGCCCTGCTCATCCTGGGGCTCATGATGTGGGCCTACGCGGCCGGGGTGCCCCTGGCGTCGGATAGCTACGGCCTCCTGGCCTTCGGCCTGTACGGGGCATTCCTGTCCGCGCACCTGGTGGCGCAGAGCCTGTTCGCTTACCTGGAGCACCGGCgcgtggcggcggcggcgcgcaGGGCGGCGGCCCGGGGACCCCCGGACGCGGCCACGGCGCGCAGCGTGGCGCTGACCATCTCCGCGTACCAGGAGGACCCGGCCTACCTGCGCCAGTGCCTGACGTCGGCTCGCGCGCTGCTCTACCCGCGCGCCCGGCTGCGCGTGCTCATGGTGGTGGACGGCAACCGCGCCGAGGACCTGTACATGGTGGACATGTTCCGCGAGGTCTTCGCCGACGAGGACCCGGCCACCTACGTGTGGGAAGGCAACTACCATCAACCCTGGGAGCCTGCGGCCTCGGGCGATCCCTTGGGGACCGGAGCCTACCGGGAGGTGGAGGCCGAGGACCCCGGCAGGCTGGCGGTGGAGGCGCTGGTGAGGACGCGCCGGTGCGTGTGCGTGGCGCAGCGCTGGGGCGGCAAGCGCGAGGTGATGTACACGGCCTTCAAGGCGCTGGGCGACTCCGTGGACTACGTGCAG GTCTGTGACTCAGACACGAGGCTGGATCCCATGGCACTGCTGGAGCTGGTGCGGGTGCTGGATGAGGACCCCCGGGTTGGAGCTGTCGGTGGGGATGTGCGGATCCTTAACCCTCTGGATTCCTGGGTCAGCTTCCTAAGCAGCCTGCGTTACTGGGTGGCATTCAACGTGGAGAGAGCTTGTCAGAGCTACTTTCATTGTGTGTCCTGCATCAGCGGCCCCCTGG GCCTGTATAGGAACAATCTCCTGCAGCAGTTCCTGGAAGCCTGGTACAACCAGAAGTTCCTGGGCACCCACTGCACTTTCGGGGATGACCGGCACCTCACCAACCGCATGCTCAGCATGGGCTATGCTACCAA GTACACGTCGCGCTCCCGCTGCTACTCGGAGACGCCGTCGAGCTTCCTGCGCTGGCTGAGCCAGCAGACGCGCTGGTCCAAGTCCTACTTCCGCGAGTGGCTGTACAACGCGCTGTGGTGGCACCGGCACCACGCCTGGATGACCTACGAGGCGGTGGTGTCGGGGCTCTTCCCGTTCTTCGTGGCGGCCACGGTGCTGCGGCTGTTCTACGCGGGGCGCCCGTGGGCGCTGCTCTGGGTGCTGCTGTGCGTGCAGGGCGTGGCGCTGGCCAAGGCGGCCTTCGCGGCGTGGCTGCGCGGGCGCGCGCGCATGGTGCTGCTCTCGCTCTACGCGCCGCTCTACATGGGCGGCCTGCTGCCCGCCAAGTTCCTGGCGCTCGTCACCATGAACCGGAGCGGCTGGGGCACGTCGGGGCGCCGGAAGCTGGCCGCCAACTACGTGCCCGTGCTGCCGCTGGCGCTCTGGGCCGTGCTGCTGCTCGGGGGCCTGGTCCGCAGCGTGGCCCAGGAAGCCACGGCCGACTGGAGCGGCCCTTCCCGGGCGGCCGAGGCCCACCACCTCGCCCTGGGCGCCGCGGCCTACGCCGCCTACTGGGCGCTCATGCTCACCCTGTACTGGGTGGGCGTGCGGAGGCTCTGCAGGCGGAGGAGCGGGGGCTACCGGGTCCAGGtttga